The Streptomyces tubercidicus DNA segment CGCCCGGTTCCGGCGCGGGCGGAGGCCACCCTGCTGGAGTGGCCGTCGGCGGCCGCGCCGCGCGCCCTGGACGTCGACGAGCGCACCCGCGCCCTGGCCGGCGCGCACGACCCCGTGGAGCTGCTGGAACGCACCGCCGCGGAGTTCGCCGAGGCCGTCGCGCCGGAGCCGGACGACCGGCTGCTGCCGGTCCTGCCGGGCGCGATGCCGCTGGCCGACTTCCTCGTCACCCGCTGCCTCGAACTCGTCGTGCACACCGACGACCTCGCGGCGGCGACCGGCACGAAGATCCCCTTCGACCGCCAGGCCCTGGCCGCCACCACCCGGCTGCTGGCCGACACCCTGGCGGACCGGGCCCCCGGCGGATCGGTGGAGCTGCGCATTCCGCCGTTCGCCGTGGTGCAGTGCGTGGCGGGCCCCAAGCACACACGCGGCACCCCGCCGAACGTCGTCGAGACCGACCCGCTGACCTGGATCCGGCTGGCCACCGGCCGTACGACCTGGGCCGAGGAGCGGGAAGCGGCGACCGTCAGCGCCAGCGGCGAGCGGTCCGACCTCGGCGGCTGTCTGCCGCTGCTGAGCTGACGGGCGCGGGGGCGTCGCGCATCTCACACGGAAGCGGGCCGCGCCCCCGAGCCGCAAGATCCACACGGTCGGCGCCGCGGGCCCCGCGCCCGGCGGCGCACCAGGTGGGCCAAGGGATCCGAGGCGTGCGCGGCCCGCGGGCCGCCCTCCGGGCCGCGTGGGCACGTCAAGCACCCCGGCCCCGCATTTATGCACTCATCCAGGTCCGCGACCCTCCCTGGTTCGGATGAATGCGCGACCTGCCCTAGACTCGGTGCCGTGCCACGTGGTGACGGACGACTCAACCACGACCTGCTCCCCGGCGAGAAGGGCCCCCAGGACGCTTGCGGCGTCTTCGGTGTCTGGGCTCCGGGTGAAGAGGTCGCCAAACTCACCTATTTCGGGCTGTATGCGCTGCAGCACCGTGGACAGGAGTCCGCGGGCATCGCGGTGAGCAACGGCTCCCAGATCCTCGTCTTCAAGGACATGGGCCTGGTTTCCCAGGTCTTCGACGAGACTTCGCTCGGTTCCCTCCAGGGCCATATCGCCGTGGGCCATGCCCGCTACTCCACCACCGGTGCCTCGGTGTGGGAGAACGCCCAGCCGACGTTCCGTGCGACCGCGCACGGCTCGATCGCGCTCGGCCACAACGGCAACCTGGTCAACACCGCCGAGCTGGCGGATCTGGTCGCCGCGCTGCCCCGTGAGGGCGGCCGCGCGACCCAGGTCGCGGCCACCAACGACACCGACCTGGTGACGGCCCTGCTGGCCGGCCAGGTCGACGAGGACGGCAAGCCGCTGACCGTGGAGGAGGCCGCCCCGCGCGTCCTGCCCAAGGTCAAGGGCGCCTTCTCGCTCTGCTTCATGGACGAGCACACGCTCTATGCCGCCCGCGACCCGCAGGGCATCCGCCCGCTGGTCCTCGGCCGCCTGGAGCGCGGCTGGGTGGTGGCCTCCGAGACCGCCGCCCTCGACATCTGCGGCGCCAGCTTCATCCGGGAGATCGAGCCCGGCGAGATGGTCGCCATCGATGAGGACGGCCTGCGCAGCACCCGCTTCGCCGAGGCCCGCCCCAAGGGCTGCGTCTTCGAGTACGTCTACCTGGCCCGCCCGGACACCGACATCGCCGGCCGCAATGTGTACCTCTCCCGTGTGGAGATGGGCCGCAAGCTGGCCGCCGAGGCGCCGGCCGACGCGGACCTGGTGATAGCGACCCCGGAGTCCGGCACCCCCGCCGCCGTCGGCTACGCCGAGGCCAGCGGCATCCCCTACGGCTCCGGCCTGGTCAAGAACTCCTACGTCGGCCGGACCTTCATCCAGCCCTCGCAGACCATCCGCCAGCTCGGTATCCGCCTCAAGCTCAACCCGCTCAAGGAAGTCATCCGCGGCAAGCGCCTGGTGGTCGTCGACGACTCGATCGTCCGCGGCAACACCCAGCGCGCCCTGGTCCGGATGCTGCGCGAGGCCGGCGCCGCCGAGGTCCACATCCGGATCTCGTCCCCGCCGATCAAGTGGCCGTGCTTCTTCGGCATCGACTTCGCCACCCGTGCGGAGCTGATCGCCAACGGGCTGAGCGTGGCGGAGATCGGCAAGTCGCTGGGCGCCGATTCGCTCGCGTACATCTCGATCGACGGCATGATCGAGGCGACCACGATCGCCAAGCCGAATCTGTGCCGCGCCTGCTTCGACGGCGAGTACCCGATGGAGCTGCCCGACCCGGAGCTGCTGGGGAAGCACCTCCTGGAGTCGGAGACCGCGGCACCGGCGAAGTCCGACGTGGACGGCGTCCAGACGCTCACGGCCGGGGTCGGCGGCGCCGACGCACTGCGTCGCCCG contains these protein-coding regions:
- a CDS encoding maleylpyruvate isomerase family mycothiol-dependent enzyme yields the protein MPPAARKPRPRRYDPKKTRTAVAAQLAHVQEAVRALTPGQLALPTRLGDWTVRELVAHLSMAVGSVARSLERPVPARAEATLLEWPSAAAPRALDVDERTRALAGAHDPVELLERTAAEFAEAVAPEPDDRLLPVLPGAMPLADFLVTRCLELVVHTDDLAAATGTKIPFDRQALAATTRLLADTLADRAPGGSVELRIPPFAVVQCVAGPKHTRGTPPNVVETDPLTWIRLATGRTTWAEEREAATVSASGERSDLGGCLPLLS
- the purF gene encoding amidophosphoribosyltransferase; amino-acid sequence: MPRGDGRLNHDLLPGEKGPQDACGVFGVWAPGEEVAKLTYFGLYALQHRGQESAGIAVSNGSQILVFKDMGLVSQVFDETSLGSLQGHIAVGHARYSTTGASVWENAQPTFRATAHGSIALGHNGNLVNTAELADLVAALPREGGRATQVAATNDTDLVTALLAGQVDEDGKPLTVEEAAPRVLPKVKGAFSLCFMDEHTLYAARDPQGIRPLVLGRLERGWVVASETAALDICGASFIREIEPGEMVAIDEDGLRSTRFAEARPKGCVFEYVYLARPDTDIAGRNVYLSRVEMGRKLAAEAPADADLVIATPESGTPAAVGYAEASGIPYGSGLVKNSYVGRTFIQPSQTIRQLGIRLKLNPLKEVIRGKRLVVVDDSIVRGNTQRALVRMLREAGAAEVHIRISSPPIKWPCFFGIDFATRAELIANGLSVAEIGKSLGADSLAYISIDGMIEATTIAKPNLCRACFDGEYPMELPDPELLGKHLLESETAAPAKSDVDGVQTLTAGVGGADALRRP